A window of Christiangramia forsetii KT0803 contains these coding sequences:
- a CDS encoding alpha-ketoacid dehydrogenase subunit alpha/beta: MQSETQTENSISFDEFKSQVLEDYRTAVTSRECSLLGRREVLTGKAKFGIFGDGKEVPQLAMAKAFKNGDFRSGYYRDQTFMMAINELTPQQLFAGLYADTNIDNEPMSGGRQMGGHFMTHSLDENGDWKNLMEQKNSSSDISPTAGQMPRLLGLAQASKIYRNVDGLKADNFSDKGNEIAWGTIGNASTSEGHFWETINAAGVLQVPMIMNVWDDEYGISVHAKHQTTKENISEILKGFQRDENNDGYEILVVEGWNYPALVDTYQKAAEIARKEHCPVLIHVIELTQPQGHSTSGSHERYKSEDRLKWEKEYDCNLKFREWVIENDFATADQLNELEKKIKKEIRGAKQGAWSSYLNPTLKKQKELVKLLEATATSSSNSNFINSIKKEVAGNKEPLKKDLVSAARKTLRYLIGEETAEKSAIINWLNDFSELAFSDYSSHLYKEEDTQIEVLPEYDDDSQEVDARIILRDNFDAIFSKHPDTLIFGEDAGEIGDVNQGLEGLQKKYGKFRVSDTGIREATILGQGIGMAMRGLRPIAEIQYLDYVMYCLQGMSDDLATVHYRTKGKQKAPLIVRTRGHRLEGIWHSGSQMGGFLNLLRGMYVLVPRNMTKAAGFYNSLLELDTPAMVIECLNGYRLKEKLPTNLGELKTPIGVTETVREGRDITLVSYGSTLRIVEEVAKELTEVDINAEVIDIQSLLPFDINHDIVKSVKKTNRLLVIDEDVPGGASAFILQNILDKQNAYRFLDSKPQTLTAKEHRPAYGTDGDYFSKPSAEDIFEKVYAIMHETNPKKYPKLR, encoded by the coding sequence ATGCAAAGCGAAACACAAACTGAAAATTCAATTTCATTTGATGAATTCAAATCTCAAGTACTTGAAGATTATAGAACTGCTGTAACTAGCAGGGAATGTAGCCTTTTAGGACGAAGAGAAGTACTTACAGGGAAGGCAAAGTTCGGAATATTTGGTGATGGAAAGGAAGTACCACAGTTGGCTATGGCCAAAGCTTTTAAGAATGGGGATTTTAGATCGGGTTATTACCGTGATCAAACCTTTATGATGGCTATTAATGAACTTACTCCGCAACAACTTTTTGCCGGCTTATACGCCGATACCAATATAGACAATGAGCCTATGTCTGGTGGCCGCCAAATGGGTGGCCATTTTATGACGCATAGCCTTGACGAAAATGGAGATTGGAAGAATTTGATGGAACAAAAAAATTCGAGTTCCGATATTTCTCCAACCGCAGGACAGATGCCTCGTTTACTTGGATTGGCTCAGGCTTCAAAGATCTACAGAAATGTTGATGGCCTTAAGGCAGATAATTTTTCTGATAAAGGAAATGAGATTGCCTGGGGAACCATTGGAAATGCTAGTACTAGTGAAGGTCATTTTTGGGAAACTATCAATGCCGCAGGAGTTCTTCAAGTTCCAATGATAATGAATGTCTGGGATGATGAATATGGGATCTCAGTTCATGCTAAACACCAAACAACTAAGGAAAATATATCAGAAATTCTTAAAGGCTTTCAAAGAGATGAGAATAATGATGGTTACGAAATACTTGTTGTAGAGGGTTGGAATTATCCGGCTTTAGTAGACACTTATCAAAAAGCAGCTGAAATTGCCCGTAAGGAGCACTGTCCTGTTCTTATTCATGTAATTGAATTAACACAGCCACAGGGTCATTCAACTTCAGGATCTCATGAGAGATATAAGTCTGAAGATAGGCTGAAATGGGAGAAAGAATACGATTGTAATCTAAAGTTTAGAGAATGGGTGATCGAAAATGATTTTGCTACTGCAGATCAATTAAATGAACTCGAAAAAAAGATCAAAAAAGAAATTAGAGGTGCTAAACAAGGTGCCTGGTCTTCTTATTTGAATCCAACTCTTAAAAAGCAGAAAGAGTTGGTTAAACTTCTGGAGGCTACGGCAACTTCAAGTTCTAACTCAAACTTCATTAACTCTATTAAGAAAGAGGTTGCTGGAAATAAAGAACCTTTAAAGAAAGACCTGGTTTCTGCGGCTAGAAAAACGCTAAGATATCTTATAGGTGAAGAAACTGCTGAAAAAAGTGCCATTATAAACTGGCTAAATGATTTTTCAGAATTAGCATTTAGCGACTATTCTTCACATTTATACAAAGAAGAAGATACTCAAATTGAGGTTTTACCTGAATATGATGATGATTCACAAGAGGTTGATGCACGAATTATTTTAAGGGATAACTTTGATGCTATCTTCAGCAAACATCCTGACACTCTTATTTTTGGGGAAGATGCCGGTGAAATTGGTGATGTAAACCAGGGGCTTGAAGGACTTCAAAAGAAATATGGAAAATTCAGGGTTTCAGATACAGGTATTAGAGAAGCAACTATATTAGGTCAGGGAATCGGAATGGCCATGCGTGGATTAAGACCCATCGCTGAAATTCAATACTTAGATTACGTAATGTATTGTCTTCAGGGCATGAGCGATGATCTTGCTACCGTACACTATCGTACCAAAGGAAAACAAAAAGCACCGCTTATTGTTAGAACAAGAGGTCACAGACTGGAAGGTATCTGGCATAGCGGATCACAAATGGGTGGTTTCCTAAACCTTTTAAGAGGTATGTATGTGCTTGTCCCAAGAAACATGACGAAAGCTGCCGGATTTTACAATTCATTATTAGAGCTTGATACTCCGGCTATGGTCATAGAATGCCTAAATGGATATCGTCTAAAGGAAAAGCTTCCAACTAACTTAGGAGAGCTTAAAACACCTATTGGCGTAACAGAAACAGTTCGTGAAGGAAGGGACATCACGTTGGTTTCTTATGGTTCTACTCTAAGAATTGTTGAAGAGGTTGCTAAAGAATTAACTGAAGTCGATATTAATGCAGAAGTTATAGATATACAGTCTTTACTTCCGTTCGATATTAACCATGATATTGTAAAGAGTGTTAAAAAAACAAACCGTTTATTAGTAATCGATGAAGATGTTCCGGGTGGAGCTTCAGCATTTATACTTCAAAACATTCTTGATAAGCAAAATGCGTATAGATTTTTGGATAGCAAGCCTCAAACGCTAACCGCTAAAGAGCATAGACCGGCTTACGGAACTGATGGCGATTACTTCTCAAAACCTTCAGCCGAAGATATTTTTGAAAAAGTTTATGCTATTATGCACGAAACAAATCCAAAGAAATATCCAAAATTGAGATAA
- a CDS encoding 1,4-dihydroxy-2-naphthoyl-CoA synthase, with product MSKTDWKTVKEYEDITYKKSGGVARIAFNRPDVRNAFRPKTTSELLDAFHNAHEDTSVGVVLLSAEGPSSKDGKWAFCSGGDQKARGHQGYVGEDGYHRLNILEVQRLIRFMPKAVICVVPGWAVGGGHSLHVVCDLTLASKEHAIFKQTDADVTSFDAGYGSAYLAKMVGQKKAREIFFLGRNYSAQEAYEMGMVNAVIPHDELEDTAYKWAQEIMEKSPTSIKMLKFAMNMTDDGMVGQQVFAGEVTRLAYMTDEAKEGRDAFLEKRKPNFDKKWIP from the coding sequence ATGTCTAAAACTGACTGGAAAACAGTAAAGGAATACGAAGATATCACTTATAAGAAATCAGGAGGAGTTGCAAGGATCGCTTTTAACCGACCTGATGTTAGAAATGCATTTCGGCCTAAGACTACTTCAGAATTACTGGACGCTTTTCATAATGCTCATGAGGACACCTCTGTTGGAGTGGTATTGCTATCTGCAGAAGGGCCATCATCAAAAGATGGGAAATGGGCTTTTTGCAGTGGCGGAGATCAAAAAGCACGTGGTCATCAGGGTTATGTAGGAGAAGATGGGTATCACCGTCTAAATATACTTGAAGTTCAAAGGTTAATACGTTTTATGCCAAAGGCGGTAATTTGCGTGGTGCCAGGTTGGGCTGTTGGTGGAGGTCATAGTCTTCACGTAGTTTGTGATCTTACACTTGCGAGTAAAGAACATGCGATCTTTAAGCAAACCGATGCGGATGTAACGAGTTTTGATGCCGGGTACGGTTCAGCATATCTTGCAAAAATGGTAGGACAGAAGAAAGCTCGTGAGATCTTCTTTTTAGGTAGAAATTACTCAGCCCAGGAAGCTTACGAAATGGGAATGGTAAATGCTGTAATTCCTCATGATGAATTAGAAGATACGGCTTATAAATGGGCCCAGGAGATCATGGAGAAATCGCCAACTTCAATTAAGATGCTAAAATTTGCCATGAACATGACAGATGATGGTATGGTTGGTCAGCAGGTTTTTGCAGGCGAAGTTACCAGGCTGGCTTATATGACAGATGAAGCCAAAGAAGGCAGGGATGCTTTTCTGGAAAAAAGAAAGCCGAATTTTGATAAAAAATGGATTCCTTAA
- the menD gene encoding 2-succinyl-5-enolpyruvyl-6-hydroxy-3-cyclohexene-1-carboxylic-acid synthase, which produces MKYSKIPVARSVVALCVAKDIKHVVISPGSRNAPLTIGFTHHDEITPYSIVDERCAAFFALGLAQELKKPVALVCTSGSALLNYYPAIAEAYYSDIPLVIISADRPIERIDIGDGQTIRQKNVFENHILYSANLYSELVLENQSQDPKLQQKQFEAQKHNEREVNLALNKAIEEKGPVHINVPFYEPLYDTVENINVNPLQIFPEIKERHYSEKQLQNYANEWNRAERKMVIVGVAQPNAVEQKFLEGLATDPSVIVLTETTSNLHQEQFFTRIDTLIGPIEKDENREELFNRLQPDILLTFGGMIVSKKIKSFLRNYSPQHHWHIDSKKAYNTFFCLNKHFETDVNSFFSEFFPLTKRTESDYGSFWKDIKGKRQHRHEDYMAEIPYSDLKAMQEIYQKIPKNSVLHFGNSSTIRYAQLFEWDKSLKIYCNRGTSGIDGSVSTAVGASVSSEEPVTIITGDLSFFYDSNALWNNYIPSNFRIIILNNNGGGIFRILPGNKNSENFEKYFETTHNLKAKPICDLYNFDYEKANSEEEIQKVMKDFYSESGKPKLLEIFTPRKINDEVLLEYFNFMKS; this is translated from the coding sequence ATGAAGTACTCGAAAATTCCTGTTGCCCGCTCGGTGGTTGCTTTGTGCGTGGCAAAAGATATCAAACATGTGGTAATTTCTCCCGGTTCCAGAAATGCACCGCTAACCATAGGTTTTACGCATCATGATGAAATAACTCCTTACAGCATCGTAGATGAACGTTGTGCAGCTTTTTTTGCATTGGGACTGGCCCAGGAATTGAAAAAGCCTGTGGCTTTAGTATGTACTTCAGGGTCGGCATTACTTAACTATTATCCGGCAATAGCCGAGGCTTATTATAGTGACATCCCATTAGTGATCATTTCAGCAGATAGGCCAATTGAACGAATTGATATTGGAGACGGGCAGACGATCAGACAAAAGAATGTTTTTGAGAATCATATTCTTTATTCGGCTAACCTATATTCTGAACTTGTTCTGGAAAATCAGTCGCAAGATCCCAAACTTCAGCAAAAACAATTTGAAGCACAAAAGCATAATGAGCGGGAAGTGAATCTTGCCCTTAATAAAGCTATTGAGGAAAAAGGGCCGGTTCATATAAATGTTCCGTTTTATGAACCTCTCTATGATACTGTGGAGAATATAAACGTGAATCCTCTTCAAATATTTCCTGAAATTAAAGAAAGGCATTATTCTGAAAAGCAACTTCAGAATTATGCGAATGAATGGAACCGGGCTGAAAGGAAAATGGTGATTGTAGGAGTTGCCCAGCCGAATGCTGTAGAACAGAAATTTCTGGAGGGACTGGCGACCGACCCCAGTGTGATTGTTTTAACTGAGACAACCTCTAATTTACATCAGGAGCAATTTTTTACCAGGATAGATACTTTAATAGGCCCTATAGAAAAGGATGAAAATAGGGAGGAGTTATTTAATAGACTTCAGCCAGACATTCTACTCACTTTTGGCGGAATGATCGTTTCTAAGAAGATCAAATCTTTTCTGAGAAATTACAGTCCGCAGCATCACTGGCATATAGATTCAAAAAAAGCCTATAACACATTCTTCTGTCTAAATAAACATTTTGAAACAGATGTAAATTCGTTCTTTTCAGAATTTTTTCCGCTTACTAAAAGAACTGAAAGTGATTATGGTTCTTTCTGGAAAGACATTAAAGGAAAAAGGCAGCATAGACATGAAGATTATATGGCGGAGATTCCATATTCAGATCTAAAGGCTATGCAGGAGATCTATCAGAAAATACCAAAGAATTCGGTGTTACATTTTGGAAATAGTTCAACCATAAGATATGCCCAGCTTTTTGAATGGGACAAAAGTTTAAAAATTTATTGCAACCGGGGAACTAGTGGGATAGATGGAAGTGTTTCAACGGCGGTAGGAGCATCGGTAAGTTCAGAAGAGCCTGTAACAATTATTACCGGAGATCTTAGCTTTTTTTATGATAGCAATGCTTTATGGAACAATTATATTCCTTCAAATTTCAGGATCATTATTTTGAATAATAATGGGGGAGGGATTTTTAGAATACTTCCGGGAAATAAGAATTCGGAGAATTTTGAAAAATATTTTGAAACTACTCATAATTTGAAAGCAAAGCCAATATGTGATCTTTATAATTTTGATTATGAGAAGGCAAATTCCGAAGAAGAGATTCAGAAAGTGATGAAAGATTTCTATTCGGAATCTGGTAAGCCCAAGCTTCTTGAAATTTTCACTCCAAGAAAAATTAATGATGAAGTTCTCTTAGAATACTTCAATTTTATGAAATCTTAA
- a CDS encoding DUF2853 family protein, with product MSKLDEKVGQYIDDVRSKIGEDNPDVDLIRKIAASMGPSIYNADAETVAASSESEVETVKKNFVMKKLGVTDEEKADDAINQVLEKYGKSNRNKYRVVIYYLLTKYFGKESLYN from the coding sequence ATGAGTAAACTGGATGAAAAAGTAGGACAATATATTGATGATGTAAGGTCTAAAATTGGAGAAGATAATCCCGATGTAGATCTTATAAGAAAAATAGCTGCTTCTATGGGACCAAGCATTTATAATGCAGACGCTGAAACTGTTGCTGCTTCCAGTGAATCTGAGGTGGAGACAGTAAAGAAAAACTTTGTAATGAAGAAGCTGGGAGTGACCGACGAAGAAAAAGCTGATGATGCAATTAACCAGGTTCTTGAAAAATACGGAAAGTCCAATAGAAATAAATACCGAGTGGTTATCTATTATCTCCTTACCAAATATTTTGGAAAAGAGAGCTTGTACAATTAG
- a CDS encoding DUF2059 domain-containing protein produces the protein MKKIIFTLSILAISLTSFAQEADSFEGKAVKLIKLTAGQQFDIMTEPIVEMVPEEDREAFKKELAESTQGLYKKMATVYTESFTEEEIDEILEFYATPIGKKMVAVTPELTKKGMEIGQAWGMELQPLMAKYMK, from the coding sequence ATGAAAAAAATTATTTTTACCCTAAGTATTCTTGCTATCAGTTTAACTTCATTCGCTCAGGAAGCTGATTCTTTTGAAGGAAAGGCAGTAAAACTTATCAAGTTAACTGCTGGCCAGCAATTTGATATTATGACTGAGCCTATTGTTGAGATGGTTCCTGAAGAAGATCGTGAAGCATTTAAAAAGGAACTTGCTGAAAGCACACAAGGACTTTATAAGAAAATGGCGACTGTTTATACTGAGAGTTTTACGGAAGAGGAAATCGATGAAATCCTCGAATTTTATGCAACTCCTATTGGGAAGAAAATGGTGGCTGTAACTCCGGAACTTACTAAAAAAGGAATGGAAATTGGTCAGGCCTGGGGAATGGAACTTCAGCCGTTAATGGCAAAATATATGAAGTAA
- a CDS encoding metalloprotease, translating to MKNFFLSLIIFMFSGWLSAQNVINVNARLIDSTHTIQIDQEITFVNTEERELTSIYLNDWNNAFSSKTSFLAKRFAEDYARRFHFAKDRERGFTTIHSVGERSGDSLEWDRPGNVVDLLRIKLKDALAPGDSISLSLNYQVKVPDDKFTSFGRDDEGNYKLRYWYMLPAPLDNGWKLYNHKDLGLQYVKPHKVNISIDIPTEFYAASSLDLISTQTKPGYKTIRFKGDHRIDSKMYLTKSFIFESIKTNSNQVITNIADEDIQFDVKNMLLERTVNFLNKRLGEYPHKNIFVTQEDYSNSPVYGLNQLPGFIRPFPDGFQYDIKLFKTITSNYLDNTIFINPREEKWVTDAIMVSLMMDYVDEYYPKMKLIGNLSKVIGLRWFHAADLEFNDQYQFLYMNVARMNIDQPLTTSQDSLVKFNKNIANAYKAGVGIKYLEEFLGDESVKESISNFYSEYKLKPVKEEDFVRLLQKYAKKDISWFYEDYVSTNKKIDFKISNVDKLRDSLKVTIKNLRDNGMPVSLYGLKDDKIVYKEWVEKVRDTKSLKIPNNDIDRLALNYEQEIPEFNQRNNYKGINKLFNKPLQFRLFQDIEDPRYNQIFFMPEFEYNLYDGIAIGPKLYNKTVLSKTFNFSITPKYGFTSKTVVGSASFYNAHQFENKDLNLIYYGIGGSRFSYGYDLFYEKFTPFLVFSFRNSYLRSNERQRLSIRNINVKRDQNPEDPLLFPDYNVLNVNYSYSNPNFLKHLTASLDYQLSDKFSKVSVTAEYRKLFTNNRQINVRFFAGTFLYNDVRDNDYFSFALDRPTDYLFDYNYYGRSQGSGLFSQQIIVAEGGFKSQLQPEYANEWIGTINASTNIWKWIYAYGDVGIVKNKGDNGKLLYDSGVRVSLVQDYFELFFPVYSNLGWEIGQPDYDQRIRFIVALDINTLIRLFTRRWY from the coding sequence TTGAAAAACTTTTTCCTTTCCCTGATTATATTTATGTTTTCAGGATGGCTTTCTGCACAGAATGTCATCAATGTGAATGCTCGTCTTATAGACAGTACTCATACCATACAAATAGATCAGGAAATCACATTCGTAAATACCGAAGAAAGAGAGCTGACAAGCATTTATTTAAATGACTGGAATAATGCCTTCAGCTCTAAAACTTCATTTTTAGCTAAACGCTTTGCCGAAGATTACGCAAGGCGTTTTCATTTTGCAAAAGATAGAGAGCGAGGTTTTACTACCATACATTCGGTCGGTGAAAGATCTGGTGATTCTTTAGAATGGGATAGGCCTGGAAATGTAGTAGATCTTCTTCGAATTAAACTGAAGGATGCCCTGGCTCCTGGCGACTCCATTAGTCTAAGCTTAAATTATCAGGTAAAAGTCCCGGATGACAAATTTACCAGCTTCGGAAGAGATGACGAGGGAAACTATAAGTTGAGGTACTGGTATATGCTTCCTGCTCCACTAGACAATGGATGGAAGCTTTATAACCATAAAGATCTTGGATTGCAATATGTAAAACCTCATAAAGTAAATATATCTATTGATATCCCTACAGAGTTCTATGCCGCATCCAGTCTGGATCTAATTAGTACGCAAACAAAACCGGGATACAAAACAATACGTTTTAAAGGAGATCATCGTATAGACAGTAAGATGTACCTCACCAAAAGCTTCATTTTTGAATCGATAAAAACCAATTCAAATCAGGTTATTACCAATATAGCAGATGAAGACATCCAGTTTGATGTTAAAAATATGCTTCTTGAAAGAACGGTTAACTTTCTGAATAAAAGACTTGGAGAATATCCTCATAAAAATATTTTCGTTACTCAGGAGGATTATTCAAATAGTCCTGTTTATGGTCTTAATCAACTTCCTGGATTTATAAGACCTTTCCCCGATGGTTTCCAATATGATATTAAGCTATTCAAGACCATTACCAGTAATTATCTCGACAATACCATTTTTATAAATCCCAGAGAAGAGAAATGGGTGACAGATGCTATTATGGTTTCCTTAATGATGGATTATGTAGATGAGTATTATCCAAAAATGAAATTAATAGGAAACTTAAGCAAGGTCATAGGCCTAAGATGGTTTCATGCGGCAGATCTTGAGTTTAATGATCAATATCAATTTCTGTATATGAATGTAGCCAGGATGAATATTGATCAGCCGCTTACAACAAGTCAGGATTCGCTGGTAAAGTTCAATAAAAATATTGCAAATGCCTATAAGGCAGGTGTTGGTATTAAATATCTGGAAGAATTTCTTGGGGATGAATCGGTTAAAGAATCAATTTCTAATTTCTATTCTGAATATAAATTAAAGCCGGTAAAAGAGGAAGATTTTGTTCGCCTACTTCAGAAATATGCCAAAAAAGATATTTCATGGTTTTATGAAGATTACGTTAGTACCAATAAAAAAATCGATTTTAAGATTAGCAATGTAGATAAGCTCCGGGACTCATTAAAAGTAACCATAAAAAATCTTCGTGATAACGGGATGCCGGTAAGCTTGTATGGTTTAAAAGATGATAAGATAGTTTACAAAGAATGGGTTGAAAAAGTACGGGATACAAAAAGTCTTAAAATTCCGAATAATGACATTGACCGTCTGGCCCTTAATTATGAACAGGAAATCCCTGAGTTTAATCAAAGAAATAATTATAAAGGGATAAATAAACTTTTTAATAAACCGCTTCAGTTTAGATTATTTCAGGATATAGAAGACCCAAGGTATAATCAGATATTTTTTATGCCGGAATTTGAGTACAACCTTTATGACGGTATAGCAATAGGCCCGAAATTATATAACAAAACCGTTCTTAGCAAAACCTTCAATTTTTCAATTACACCCAAATACGGTTTTACCAGTAAAACTGTGGTAGGCTCCGCTTCCTTTTACAATGCCCATCAATTTGAAAATAAAGACCTCAATTTAATTTATTATGGAATTGGTGGCTCGCGTTTTTCCTACGGCTATGATCTGTTTTACGAGAAATTTACACCCTTTCTGGTATTCTCTTTCCGGAATTCTTATTTAAGAAGTAACGAAAGGCAACGACTTTCCATAAGAAACATTAATGTAAAGAGAGACCAAAATCCCGAAGATCCATTACTCTTTCCAGATTATAATGTTTTAAACGTCAATTATAGCTATAGTAATCCAAACTTTCTAAAGCACTTAACTGCATCCCTGGATTATCAACTTTCAGATAAATTCAGCAAGGTTTCTGTAACGGCAGAATACCGGAAATTATTCACCAATAACAGACAAATTAACGTACGGTTTTTTGCGGGTACATTTTTATACAATGATGTTCGCGATAATGATTATTTCAGTTTTGCCTTAGACAGGCCCACCGATTATTTATTTGATTATAACTATTACGGTCGAAGCCAGGGAAGTGGTCTCTTCAGCCAGCAAATTATTGTTGCTGAAGGTGGTTTCAAATCTCAACTTCAACCAGAATATGCCAACGAATGGATTGGAACTATAAATGCCAGTACTAATATCTGGAAATGGATCTATGCCTATGGAGATGTGGGAATTGTAAAAAACAAGGGGGATAACGGGAAACTTTTGTACGATTCTGGGGTAAGAGTAAGTCTGGTTCAGGATTATTTTGAACTCTTCTTTCCTGTTTACTCAAATCTAGGGTGGGAAATTGGACAACCGGATTATGACCAGAGAATCCGGTTTATTGTAGCATTAGATATCAATACACTTATAAGACTGTTTACAAGGCGCTGGTATTGA
- a CDS encoding alpha/beta fold hydrolase: MNEEIKDIISTHERSGKYLEVNGIKTFALDRGSGEAVFCIHGVPTSSYLYRKVIDSLAAKGFRGVSVDLPGLGLADRPEDFNYDFNNFADFLAECLKELNIDKFHLVVHDIGAPIGFALAAKNLEKVHSLTILNSMIDIQNFDKPLVMRPFEKKLLGEIELKTITHTTWPIMFSQMGVNDTSKIPSAEIKAYVDLLKRKDDGKAFLKIMRNFNQTEKFQAQILKALKNVDYPIQAIWGKDDPALTYDHYKEELEKYTDSQETHLLSSRHFLQEEVYEEIAEKIATFARKA; the protein is encoded by the coding sequence ATGAATGAGGAAATTAAAGATATAATAAGCACCCACGAGCGATCAGGTAAATATTTAGAAGTAAATGGTATAAAAACCTTTGCTTTAGATCGAGGGAGTGGTGAAGCTGTGTTCTGTATACATGGAGTACCTACTTCCTCCTATTTATATCGAAAGGTCATAGATTCATTGGCTGCAAAAGGTTTTCGTGGTGTATCTGTAGATCTTCCCGGGCTTGGTCTGGCAGACAGGCCGGAAGATTTTAATTACGACTTTAATAACTTTGCTGATTTTCTCGCTGAGTGTTTAAAAGAGTTGAACATTGATAAATTTCATTTAGTGGTTCATGATATTGGAGCTCCCATAGGCTTTGCCTTAGCTGCAAAAAATCTGGAAAAGGTACATTCCCTTACCATTTTGAATTCAATGATAGATATTCAGAATTTTGATAAGCCTCTGGTAATGCGCCCCTTTGAAAAGAAACTGCTGGGAGAAATTGAGCTTAAAACGATCACTCATACCACCTGGCCAATTATGTTTTCACAAATGGGAGTAAATGATACCTCTAAAATTCCTTCTGCTGAAATAAAAGCCTACGTAGATCTTTTAAAAAGAAAAGACGATGGTAAAGCCTTTCTTAAGATCATGAGAAATTTCAATCAGACTGAGAAGTTTCAGGCGCAAATTCTGAAAGCTCTAAAAAATGTTGATTACCCTATTCAGGCTATTTGGGGAAAGGATGATCCCGCTCTTACTTATGACCATTACAAAGAAGAGTTAGAGAAATACACCGATTCACAGGAAACGCATTTACTTTCCTCAAGACATTTTCTACAAGAAGAAGTCTATGAAGAAATAGCAGAGAAGATCGCAACCTTCGCCCGAAAAGCTTAA
- a CDS encoding CvfB family protein, with product MIQLGEFHDLIIIRETDHGIYLENEEGDEVLLPNKYVPETWMVHDKIKVFVYLDHEERPVATTLKPKIKRDQFTNLTCVEVSKFGAFLDWGLEKHLFVPFKEQVIPMQKGEKYLVFCYLDLETERLAASSKVHSFLDNSVLTVKPFDEVDLLVSNHTDLGFNLIINQLHLGLIYHDEVFKPLHIGDSIKGFIKKIREDNKIDITLQRPGYRSIEPNAQKILDKIKNAGGFLDLTDKSAPDDIKSRLQMSKKSFKKAVGTLYKQRLIEIKEDGLILKEE from the coding sequence ATGATCCAGTTAGGTGAATTTCACGATTTGATAATTATTAGGGAAACCGATCATGGTATCTATCTTGAAAATGAAGAGGGGGATGAGGTGTTACTTCCTAATAAATATGTTCCTGAAACCTGGATGGTTCACGATAAAATCAAGGTTTTTGTATATCTAGATCATGAAGAAAGACCTGTAGCTACTACGCTTAAGCCTAAGATTAAGCGTGATCAATTTACCAATCTCACCTGTGTTGAAGTAAGTAAATTTGGAGCTTTTCTGGATTGGGGGCTGGAAAAACATTTGTTCGTTCCATTCAAGGAACAAGTGATTCCCATGCAAAAGGGAGAAAAATATCTTGTTTTTTGCTACCTTGATCTGGAAACAGAGCGGTTAGCGGCTTCGTCAAAAGTTCACTCTTTCCTTGATAATTCGGTGTTAACTGTGAAACCATTTGACGAGGTGGATTTACTGGTTAGTAATCATACCGATCTGGGATTTAATTTGATCATCAACCAATTACATCTTGGTTTGATTTATCATGATGAAGTTTTTAAACCATTGCATATTGGAGATTCCATCAAAGGTTTTATTAAAAAGATAAGGGAGGATAACAAGATTGATATTACGCTTCAAAGACCCGGATATAGAAGTATTGAACCGAATGCTCAGAAAATATTGGACAAAATCAAAAATGCCGGCGGCTTTTTGGATCTAACCGATAAATCTGCTCCTGATGATATCAAGAGTAGGCTTCAAATGAGTAAAAAGAGTTTTAAAAAGGCAGTAGGGACACTTTACAAACAGCGATTAATCGAAATCAAAGAAGACGGTCTAATCTTAAAGGAAGAATAG